The stretch of DNA TAAAATAAACAGTGCTAGCTGGAAGATAAGGAGAGAAATTTTCAGAAACAAAGAGGAAAACGAGAggaaaattaaatataagaataaCGAAACTCAGAAAGATACAGGATGAGGATAATACCTGCGTGCCAAGAGTTACCGGATGGTTGACAAGATACATTCCGGGAGATGTATAGACAGATGGAACCCAAACTAAGCAACCCCAACAAATATAAAATCCAGCTGGCAGATTTAAGTGTTATAAGATTTAGTGAGACAATAAGTTTAAATACAATGGATACAAGAAATTTAGCAATAATAAGATTTCAAAAGACCATTATGGTAGAACAAAGTGAAACAAGGAGGATGTCTAACAAAAACAAGATTAGAGTTTATGTTAACCTCGATCATGAGCAATATCCATTGTGTTCCAGTATCCAGCTTCCCACCAGAAAAACTTGGTAACATAAACCAGCATTAATGTAGTATTTACAAGCATTGAGTCAGCTACTTTCCCATTTTCCTCATACTAGTTACacatgaaataaatacaaaaaaattagaaaattatccAACGAAGGAAATATCACAAGATGAAATTATCAATCAGTTGTTTCAGATTTATTGAGTACATGATCCCATCATATCCCACTCATGCTCCTGATAAGTCAGTAACAGTTGGGTCCATGGCAACCAAGTTTTaccaaataaagataaaatttattcaaatccatatcataaattaaatcctattACAAGACAAAGCAATCCAAAAGCTTCATCATAGCTTTTTATAAATCAGCTAACTTCCAACACCCCCAGGCTCAACTCGAGCTGCTGCTATGATGACGTATTAACAGCTagaaataaatacataatccaAAGGATCACTCCTGTGTATGTCAACTAAATTTTGGACAGTTAAACTTGCAGCTGATATTAGCAAGCACTCATTGGTTTAGTTGGCTTTATTCATATGATTGAAATATGAGACGCAACCTGCTTTATGCAATAGGTCAATGCAAGCACAGCCCATGACATCATTCCAAATCTGCAGTTTGTGAAAACTTTTATGTCAAAATGTTCTCCAATGCGCGGATAGAGCTCCATGCCCTGCCACAATTGCATGATATTAGATTAGCATTATTTTATAAACTGTGAAATTAAAATCCATGTCTTGAGGTATTTTTCACATAGAAGCATTAAATCCAAAGTGGTTTCTTCTTATGTTGTGAAACCATGAAAGTGGAAAGTCCATTCTCATTGTACCATTAAAGATGCAACTTTTTTGAAGCTAGAgggggaaaaaaaataaagggaCATTTGGTTtgctttttcattttctgttttattttcaatattttctgTTTCCAGTCTTTcataaaggaaaaagaaaaaacaaaggaaacaacaaaatcctgttttcactttttacttcacaaaatcctaaaaactgaTAACActaaaaatgaaaacagaaaatgaaaacgCAAAGCAAACACACTCTAATAATTTCAAGTCTTTTATATCGACAGCTAATGTCTTATTCAATAAGAATAATACAGCAAGTAATCTTTAACATTGATTCTTTGCACCTGACCCTCAGAAGGCAACATGAAACCAAGTGACAAAGAACAGAATAAGGAGTAAGGCCACCTCTCATGCTACtcacttttgttttttatttatctttacatataattttttccCCCACATTCACTTTCTCTTTCTGCAGCCCTTGCATTTCAACGCAAAAGGTAGATATCTAATAAGTTAATCTTTTTTAAACTCTTAATTCAAAATCAAAGCAGAGACTAACTTACCCAGTAAAAATCAATGATTATGTTCCCTGATGAGCCAGAATCAGTAGATGATGGTGCCAAATGACCCTGGCCAATATAACAATTAAGTCAGAAATTTCTATgtaatgaactttttattaaacaaataacatttttcaGCTATTCAGTCTCACTTTTATGtataagaaaatacaaaagacaAAGCTCCCAAAGATGAGTGCTGAATATATCTCTCCCAAATGATCGTAAACAATTGTTGGGTTGAATATCCCAAACCTGAAAATTAAATGCAAAAAATTAACTGTCAATTGTCCCCGGAAAAAGCATAAAAAGCAAAACATCTTGCTTCGCAGGAAAAGAGTTATAGACAATTTTCTTATAGAACACTTAGTAACTTCAACTCATGAGCTTATAGTATTTATGACCCTAAATAACACGAAAACGTACATCCGTTTGACATATCCCATAGAACTAAATTTCTATGTGATGTGAGCTCATATCTTGATAATTTCTGTCCTCTCAATTGAAcaataaaactaaaagaagtTTGCAACGTTCCAAAGCCTTGCACAGAATGGATACAAACATAAAGAATCAAGGCTCTATAGCATCAAGTTAAATAAGCAGAAACGGTATATCATGGAGATGCAAAGAAAGGATAGTCATTCTGAGCGAAGAAGTAATTAAAGAAGGAAACGAATTCCAAGTTGTGGATCTTAAATGAGGCAGCAAGTGGATGAAGAAGAAAGGCTCACCACCAGAGGGCAAGATAAGTAAGCAATGTGACTAGATATGCGGCGACGCCATTGGCCTGTAGAATGAGCAAGGAAGGCGAAATCAGGTGACGTAATAATGAGAGGCATGTTATGTTATGATAATGGTGGTAACCTTGTAGAGAGGTCGGTTGCCAGCTGGAGAAATTGGGCCCTGAACGGACTTGCCGGGGAGAAGAAGCTGCAGGGCGGCCTCGAAGGCGGCATAGACGGCAATGATTTTGCATGCGGTGGCAGAGGGTTTAGGCCATATACTTATGAAGCCTTGGAGACCATGGTGTTTGAGATAAGAAAAAGCCTGTAAAATGGATCCATCGGCATGAGTCATTGTGTACCATCTGCATCGTGAGTAAGTAGATCGAATCTGAGATGAGATGCGGAAAGAGCGAAAGAGAAAGAGCGAGCGCAATGAATAATAGCTCACAGGAGAATGACGAAGGGAGGACAGAGTGTGAGAAGGGAGATCATGGAGAAATAGGTGAGCAGAGGTGAGTGTACGGTCTCCATGGTCTTCGTCTTCGTCTTCGTCTTCGACTGCTCCGCCATCTTGGAGAAGTGGTGACTGCTGAGGAGTTTGTAACTTTGTGGAAAGGAAAGTGAAGACCACGACTCAGTCCGGGATGACCTTCCTTCCCAGCCCACCACCCAATAACTACACCTCTCTACTCTTACTCCTTATTTAACACTcttaattactattttattttagtgtatttatctattttgattttaaaattttttagattaaacACTTTAGTCTTTAgtctttaattaaaattaattattcagaTCTTAATAAATTGAGTCTTAACAAATTAGAGTTGTTGTCTAGATTTATAAAACctattgaagaggacaagtaatttaaaaatatagtcattaatttttagtatgaatTGATTGAGAATAAATTGaagaattttattcttttgaatattaaaattacagAGTGTATATTGTATAGTTTGAAATTATATTGTTACACTGTTAATGCTAGAGTTATGCGAACTATGATAAAAATTAGGAAAAATAATGTTGTTTTTGAACATAAGAAATCAAGGACTATTTTGCCCCTATTAAAGTTACCAGAAACCATTTTATCCTCAATTAAAATTGATAGAATAAAGAATTTAAGTGAtagacaaaattaattattaaaaattaatcaaataattaattttaattagagaTTAAAATGTttaatccaaattttttttaagactaaaatagataaatactcttttattttatttcagtttaCCTAGCATATCAACTAAAATATTAAGTAAATATTCAAATTATTAATTCAAAACgctttcataaaaaatataaaatttaatttctaatacattttattgattaaatccATTTTATTGACGAAAAATCaatcaattatttatataaaatatatattaaaaataaattaaataataatatttatattcaaatattattttatgtaaaaatgtCAATTTTGATCATTCAAATCTATCAATAGTGCAACCAAATTTCTCATATTCTTGTGTTTACCTTTTAATGATTAttcaaatctttaaatttcATTTGCTAACAGTTTAAAATAACTATACACCTTACTAATTTGAGTCTATATTCTATATATTTcatattatatattgaatacAAGATGGTTACTTTCACGtgataaaatataaaaccaaaaaaatgaCATAAGCATTtatattatttcatattttatactttaaattAAGGGTGCccttaaattaactaatatttatttaaatataaaaaatgttaatcACCTAGTGATTGagaaaacaaaatttgttaacgggaaatataaaagaaattgGAGGAGAGGTTTAGAGAAGATCCTTTGGCTTTGAGAACCCCCAAGTACCCAAATCTgaactatatattttataatacgGCTATGTTACATATACccaaaaattaatcattaaaattaattattaatttaaaatatatattaaaaaattaatattaatatctacAGATCACATCTTTGGCCACAGAAAAAGAGGGGGTGAAACTACAAATCACGTGTGAGAGGGTTCAGTGGTCCACGAGACCACAGCTCAATACACTTAATACACACTTATCTGGGATGGACGTGAAAGTGAAATGACAAAAATAGACGTGAAGATGGAGCTATTTCTAATATTCTGTTTGACTATTATTTGTGCTTTGCCTCCATTCCATGATCGCTAGTGACTAACGAGGAGCcggttttcttttttatgtttcCAAAAAGAATCTTCCAGCACACCGCCATTACATTAATATTGTGCATGAATAATTTTCGTCGAAGAAGAATCAGAGCTCGTTCCTTTTATGATTTTGATCATCAGCGGAGAAGGTACTCTTGACCTTTTCTGCAGCTGACTTGGCAGCATCTTCCACTGTGTCTTTGCTGCTTCCTAAGCTCTTTGCCACCGCTTCTTTCACCTTCTCCCCTGCTCCCTCTCCCTCCTTATCTCCCACTCCTCCTCCGCTTCTAAAACTGCATTTTTTTGTTgtcatcaattcatcatcatcatcactttcCATACATCACATCATTAGTCCACAATAAATATTCTTAATAATTACGCATACATGAGAGCAACAAAGAAACATGCAGCACAtgttacaaaataatattattttaagaaaaaaatgttaaaacaCCAACAGGTTTTATAATTACCTATTatcaattagttattattaatatttttaataatataaaattaaatttaataatataaaatttttcattttttttattaagtggtgaataaattttaataaaaataccgttagactttcttttattttatttctcctCTAGGCGCCTAGTGTAGCTAGTTGATTGATAATCTAATGTGAAGAGAACTAGCTATACAATATCCCATCCTAACctttgttaaaataaaatatgtggCTGATACTTTGAAATAAATGAGGAAACAAGCATGCTAATAAGAAAATGTTACTTACTCAATGTTGGGAGGAAATAAACGCGTATATGCATCATTAGCAAGGGCCTTGAAGAAGCCCCAATACTGGGTAACTCTTGTAGTGAAGAGTTCAGAATAGATATTGTAGGCGTCTCTAGGACTCTGCCACTTCCACAAACATTGTTTTTGCTTCTTATTATGCTCTTCGTTATTGGCGAAACAAGTAGAGCACAAAAATACCAACATGCACACTAAGAAAGCAGCAAAACCACTGCCCCGTCgcactttaattttaatatccaTAGTGATCCAATTCGCtgcaaacagaaattaaaggcCATTGCCATTTAAATCTAGTAAAACAGAAAGTAAGTGCTTCACGTACTTACTTCCTTTCCTTGACACGTTTGTGATTTGCACCAACACGACGCCGTTCGGTGCCCAAACGTGGCTTTTCCGCGTTGTTGACGCTTCTATGCACCAACACGTTTCACTCTTCTTTATATTAATAGTGTACACTTCATTATACGCCCAGCAAGGTCCAttagatatatatattaaattttatcagattttttctaaaataatatataatttattatctatgatgtgttaatttttaatggaataataatttaataaaatgtcatataaataaattacatattattttaaaaaggatGATAAAATTTACCATAGAATATACATCCCATTTTCGGCGACTTCATTCTAACAAATtcatttgaaaagaaaaatacaaagaatAGATAGCAAAACCatagattttttttcaatgagACAATGACTTCTCTGACATCTGTCCTGACAAACTCCTTtggaaaaagaacaaaaacaaaattgcaaaatacAAAGAATAGCTAGCATTGGGTGGCGGAAAATAAAGCCGGTTGGTTATACTCATTCTTTCATCATTCAGTTCATCACCTACCTACTTGACAAATAGAGCCTTCAATGTTTAAGACAGCAAAGTCCATCTGAATACAACCTCTCACTATATAAAGCAACATCCATTAAAAGGGTATAGAATCCCTTAAGGAAAAATAAACGAATAAGAATTTTCCATTAGCTATACAGCAAACTAAAGAAAAGTTTTGCGGGTGGATCAAAAGGGGTAAAAGATCATCACACTTAACCAACAACACTGCTtacaaaaatacaaacaacatcaatcaccaccaccaccttcaATTTCCTGACATGGGAAGAAATGTTTTCTTTAGAGAAGAATACCTATAAGGTTACTGGAGAGGATAAGATAGACATAACTACACTGGAATAACATCAATCTTGGAGGTATCTTCACATCTCAAAACAATACCCTCAAGGCTTGCCGGAAATATACATTTCGCCCATTGGCACCCGGTCGTCAAAGGCTCAGGCGGTGGCACAATCATAAGCACATTGTCGTTTCTTTGAACTACGCCCATTACACTAACTGTGCTACCTTCTTTGATGTACCTGTAAAAAAGATCAATGACAGTTTCATCAGAAAATGAAAATCCATCCCCATCTCGGGATATCTCAGCTTCAACATCTTAATGCGTTTTGCTGCCATACAATGATTATTATCATGAGCATATAATGCTTAACATGAATGGTATTTTCAAAACCAGATGATTATTGGCCAACTCACGGCATTACTAGCAACAATTAATGGTATCACTAGAAAAAAGAATGCCTAGCTTCCATTCTCAACAACAAATGCAGCAGGATTAAGTGTTTCATTTTACACCAATTTTACCCGGAAAATTTCAACTCTTCAATAAGATAAAGTACATTACCCTTCTTTTAACTGCATTATACGATCATCACTAGAAAGCTTTCTCTCCCCTAACCATCGAAGAAACTCAGGGGACATGTCTTTATTGGCTGGATTGACATCAATTACAATAGAATCATCGACATAAGGCGTCACCCTAGCACCATAGCCTGTTTTAACCAAAGCTCTCAATCCAGATTGGAAATCAGATATGTAAAAGTCCACCACATGCCTCTGCATTGAATAAAAGGCAAGGTAATAATATTAATGGCTTTATCACAATCATCGAAAATTAGATGGGAAAAAAGTTGAAAAGaaataaccatttaatctgtaTAATGAACCAAAGATCTTCACTGAAGATTATAAGGAAACATGAAGACATTATAAAACTGTTCACAGGCAAAGTATTTTCTGTCAGAAAGCATAGTATCTAATTCACTTCCATGGCCAATGCACATCAATAAGTCCTCAATAGTTATCAAACTTAGAATTTAGCAATCTGAAGAAAATGTtacacacaccaaaataaagaCAATTACCTCTGCCGATCTGAGTCCCCATGTAAAACGGCGATGTTTTGGATTAGCTGCTTTTGAATCCCATCCTCGATATTCATATAAACTTGTAGATGTATATACACATCTGGGAACTTTTTGGAAAGAAGACTCCAGTGGCACATTACCGCACGTAACCACCTTCAAAAGGCTCAATATATCATTGGTCTATTCCGTCAGTTATGCACATTTAACAACATAAACAAGAACCGGAAAGATAGATTTCTCGATATTCTTTACATGTATATCACTTATCAGGCAACCCCAATGGGGGAATGAAGAAATGGATAATAGAACATGCACTTAATGTGTGTGTGTATGCGTGCCTGTTTTCTCGAGTCTATATATATGCTGCATTAATTGTATTATATATGCATATTTAAATACTGTAATACATACCCCGGAGACCTTCACAAATTGCCCATTCTTGGCAGTTCTAAGCTCTGCATCTGGATAGCGAGAAATGAAACCAACAATGGCTTTCCTCCCGCAACAACT from Arachis duranensis cultivar V14167 chromosome 4, aradu.V14167.gnm2.J7QH, whole genome shotgun sequence encodes:
- the LOC107482511 gene encoding 7-dehydrocholesterol reductase, coding for MAEQSKTKTKTKTMETVHSPLLTYFSMISLLTLCPPFVILLWYTMTHADGSILQAFSYLKHHGLQGFISIWPKPSATACKIIAVYAAFEAALQLLLPGKSVQGPISPAGNRPLYKANGVAAYLVTLLTYLALWWFGIFNPTIVYDHLGEIYSALIFGSFVFCIFLYIKGHLAPSSTDSGSSGNIIIDFYWGMELYPRIGEHFDIKVFTNCRFGMMSWAVLALTYCIKQYEENGKVADSMLVNTTLMLVYVTKFFWWEAGYWNTMDIAHDRAGFYICWGCLVWVPSVYTSPGMYLVNHPVTLGTQLALFILVAGILCIYINYDCDRQRQEFRRTNGKCLVWGRAPSKIEATYTTSTGETKRSLLLTSGWWGLARHFHYVPEILSAFFWTVPALFHHFLPYFYVIFLTILLFDRAKRDDDRCRSKYGKYWKLYCDKVPYRIIPGVY
- the LOC107482379 gene encoding uncharacterized protein LOC107482379 encodes the protein MDIKIKVRRGSGFAAFLVCMLVFLCSTCFANNEEHNKKQKQCLWKWQSPRDAYNIYSELFTTRVTQYWGFFKALANDAYTRLFPPNIDFRSGGGVGDKEGEGAGEKVKEAVAKSLGSSKDTVEDAAKSAAEKVKSTFSADDQNHKRNEL